Below is a genomic region from Fulvia fulva chromosome 5, complete sequence.
TACCGCCCACTCTTGGCAGACTCTCGAAGGCAATGATTCCCTTGCTCTTGGCCTTCCCTTCTGTGTTTAGTAGGTATGCTGTGTAGACGAATTGCTTTTCCGCTTCCACCCACGCAAAGGATAGATAGCCTTGAGTTGCAAGATCGTTCGGTGCATTCAAAGCCATTTCTTCCAGCGCGCCACAGAGCCTTGGGAAATGTCGTGCCTCGTATGACATGGCTCCGCCGTATACTGGAGAGTTGCCAATAACTTTGACCTCGAATTTCGTGACGATACCAAATGCACCAAGCGATCCTTTGAGAGCCCAGAACAGGTCCTCGTGTCTTTTGGCATCAACCCACAACACCTCTGCGGTAGGAGTGACCACCTGAAATTTCAAAACGCTGTCACACGCCCAGCCATATTGATTGGCAAACCAAGAGAAGCCGCCGCCCAGAATATAGCCCCCCGCAGCGACATTCCCGACCCGCCCACCGAACATGGTCAAGCCGTGTCTCTGTTCCAGCGTTTCGTAGACATCCTGCCACCGAGCACCGGGGCCTATCTCAACAGCCAGAGGAACCATACGGACCTGATTCATTTGAGAGAGATCGAAGGTGATGCCTCGATCGATATTCGACGCTCCCTGATTCGACGAGTGACCACCCGATGACACAGCAATGGTTGCATTGCATGGGATGATGATATCAGCCAGCGCCTGCTGGACGTCTCTGGCGTTCCGCGGATAAAAGCGGCATGCTGGCTTCAGTTCTGTTTGCTGAGCTGCCCAGTATCTATGTTGGCTGATGGAGTATTTGTCCTCGCCAGGGAAGAGGACTCTGTTTCGAAAGGTCCCTGCGAGTAAGTGGCATGCTGTGGTCGTTCCAAGAGACTGCGGTAGGCCAGATGTCTGATCGACAAGTTGTGCTGCAGTCAGAGGGGTGAAGATACTGAGGAGGCAGTATACCAGTAGCCATGTCGGCACGTATGCTCCAGCCATGTTGATGTTAGACGGCAGGAGTATTTCTCAAGATCAGGTACCCACGAACATCTGTCCTCGAGGGACACGAGAGATAGCACTCATAGCATGTCGGTAATGATAATGAATGCCGAACACGCCGCACGCGTCCCATGGGGATCGTGAATAATGTCAAAATGTGTAGTGGTCCCGAAGGTTCACGGAGCACGGATACGCAAGGTTGTTGCCGCGCGCCAAGGGCAAGAACGCGCTAGTGACTTAGCTCCGATCGGCCAACGGAGCTCCTTGCTTCTCGTAACGTGGTGCTGCTCAGGTTAGGACATCCACTCCATAGATGGCTATGGACCTGGATTGGAATGACCCGATGGCCATGTTTGGTGGTGGCTTTCCTGCAGAAGCGCAGCAACAGCAACAGTCGCATGACGAAGTAGCAGATGATGACAACGACGACGATTTCTATGGCGAACAGACTCAACAGGACACCTCCATGGGTGGTATGCAACAGCAACAGCAACAGCAACAGCCAACCGCACAAGGAGGTGCGCAGCCAGGTGTACGTATCCTACAATCAGTTGTCGGTGGATGGACTGACTTGGGAGCACGTGTGTAGGCTTCTGACTTTGCCGACCAGAGCAGAACAGCAGTACCCGCTCAGCATGTTCCGACACCAGCACCACCGCCAGCCGCTGCAACACTGTCACCCAAGCAAAAGGCCGACAACGAGCGACAGCTGCAGTTGCTAAAGGCGAAGCTTCTCGCCAAGCGGCAGAACACGCCTTCTCGCCCTGCCTCGACCACGGCACAGGTTGGCACTCCCACACCTGCACTCCCACCGCCCCAGCTTCATACAGCTCCACCAGCTGCTGCGACCAATGTGACTGAGACAAAGGAAGAGGAAGAGGGGAAGATTTCAGATGGCGTGAATGGCATCGACGCGTTGCTTGACCAGGGCAAAGCCATGGCAGAGGCCCGCAGTGCTGCTGAACTGGCCAGTGCCAGCGCGCCTGCACACTCGACACCCAATGGTTTCGCGAGTCAGCATCGCAGCAGCGTCCAGCAGGACAAGCAACCAGTACCGCAACCTCGACCAACACCCCAAGTCGCCCAAACCCCGCAACGTTCTACTAACCTTTCAGATGAGTACTATGCTGATCTCCCAGCTTGGCTGGAGATGACAGGATACCACGACGTCGCTTTCCGCAACTCCAAGTTATCGGTTAACAAGCAGCGCCGTGAACTGGAGCGCCAGGCAGCAGAGATCGCGGAGCAGATTGAGAGGATCAAACAGAAGGAGCAGGAGACTATCATGGAGCTAAGGGCCAGCAGCACACCCATCACCACTAACATGGCTGCACCGCCACTTCCTAAGACGATGCCCACTCCACAGGCCAATGGCACTAAGCGTGGACGTTCGCCGGATCTGTTCGGCTCAGAGAAGGCACGTCGGCAGGAGAACGGTGGCTTCCGCATCAGAGGTGCCAACGAGTCATCGACCGACGCTCGTCCATCTGAGCGACGTTTCTCACGCAGCCCGCCTGGTCTTGATCGTCGCATCAGCTACCCAGACGGTCGCCGCCGCTCGACAGAGGGCAAGAGTCGCGACCCTTCCCTTGAGCGCCGTCAGTCGTACTACCGCCGTGACGACGAAGCAGCACCACCAACACCTCGCTACAACGACCACTGGGCACCACAGTCCCCACGCGATGGTCCACGTCCGAGTCCACGGTACCCTGCTGGACCAGGTAGGCAAAACTCATACACTCGAGCTCCACAGTACAGCGGCAGTGCAAGCTTGAACAATCGTAAGGGAGGTCAGGCGAACGGTCGTCCAAAGCCGAAGTAGCACAGAGGACGAAGACGAAGTGCAAAACACTTGATGTCCTAGAGAGTTTCAGCAATTGTGTAATGAGCAGAACTTGTGCCATACCTGAGCCAGCTTTCCAGCTGACGCCGTTTCTACAACTGTCAGGACTGAGTTCAATCTCCATGTCAGAACAACTCCCGCACCCGTGTGATGTCGACAAGCACACGTCGTCCTCCTGACGAGACACTTCCCCTGGTCAAGGTGGCAAAAGAAACAATATCTGACAGGTGCAGGACATTCTGTTGTTTCCAGCTATGTCGCACTTCACAGGAGTCTTGCTCGACAAGCCTGTGAGACTCCAAATTCTTCACATGCCTCTGACTTTCGAAGCCTGATACATACAGCCCATCCAACTAGACTGTCACCGAGCATATATCCTCCAGTCTACCCAACGTCATCCAAGTACCTCTAAGCACCACACACTCACACCACAGCCACACAGATGGGCTCAAACAACCCCCTCACCCGCATCGACTGGCCGAACCATATAGCTGCAGCTCGACGAGGCTGTGCTGGGAAGAGCAAGAGTGGATCATCAGAGTGGTCTCAGACGGTTCTTGAAGTCAGCTTGGCGAGCGCGAAAGGAAGAGGCTGATTCGGTACCAGTACAATGACATGTGTAGAATGTATAAAGTGTTGACGAAAGCTTTTCCTCAAACCTTCTATACAATCTGCCTCTCCACCCTCTCCACCACCCTCACCAAATCCCTCACAACATGCGGCACTCTCGGCACCTCATGACCCCCTCTATGATCATACACAATCCTCCTCGCTGGATCACTCAGCATCGCGAGCTGTACATGAAACGCACTCATAGGATCCTTGTGCCCGTACACATGCGCCATTGGAATATTCAATCTCGCCTGCTCTGGCAGATTCGACAGATCCAGACCATACACATCCTTCTCGTCCACGGGCGGTAATGTCCAAGGGTCTCGAGTGATGGCTTCCTTCCCGTCCCAGAGGGTAGAGGGCGAGTCCCAGAGGTCGACGCGAGTGCCATTCTGCATCATTGCCTCGATTTTCTTGGCGTTGCGGTCGCTCGCCGTGTCTAGATCCTTGCGTGTTTGCACAACAAGCGCCTTTGCTTTCTCCGAGATGAGCATATACTCCTCCAAGAAACTATACGGCATCCCGCCACATATACATATCGCCGCCTTCCACGGGATTGGGATGCCCTCGTTTTGGCAGTACAGTGTCGTCGCCGCAAGGAGAGCGGTGCCTTGGCTGAAACCTATCACGACGTCGTAGACTTTTCCGCTGTTGGTTATGTGTTGGAGGAGATGTTTGATGGCGAGGATCACGGTTTCTTTGGAGAGGGATTGCCACCAGGAGTAGTAGGGTGGGTCGAAGAAGGGTTTAACGCCGGGACCTGCTGTGGAGGGACAGGGGCCGTCTAGGAAGTCGAAGGTGTGGGAGCCGGGGAGGGAGGATTTGAGGGCGCCTTTGATGTGTTGTTAGTGATGTGGCACTTGTTACAGGATGTTTTGCTGGAGTAGCGTACTGAGTTGGTAGCCTAGGATGTGCCCGCTTGTGCCGGAGCCGTGGAGGCACAGGAATCTCATTGTGCTTGGATAAATTCTCTCAATCGGGAAGAATGTATGTTGAAGAACGTGGGAGATGGTATTCGTGTAGATTGTGAGATCGCTAAGTTCCTGGAATGGGATTACTTCGGAGCCCGGATATGTCGAGAAGGACAGCAATCTTGAAGGCTTCAAGGTGACGTGTCAGCCATACTGGTAAGCATGATGGCGACAGGGAGAGTGGACAGAGTGCACAGCGTCGAACTGCTCGGATGAAGGGCATCTTGTTGGTGAGGTTGAATGTATCTCAGACGCTGACAGCGGCTATGTAATgcacgctagacctataTCATGCCTAAGATCAATGCTTAGCCGGTCTGGGCAGCACGAGATTGTGGAAAGCAGTTCCTCTTTCGTGACCACTTACCTCCTACATTTGACGTCAAGTATCACTTCATTCCTTGTCGCTTCAATGCCCATCTTGTTATGTGGGATAGCATCAGCACTGCCTTCGCGTCATGGACAGCTGCTGTCACATCGATCAGGGTTGAGTATTGTCGCCTTCAGAATCTGCTTGAATACTCCTGGAGTATGACTTGGTTCGCGACTGCATAGCCGCGATCTGAGGACGCCGACTTTGCAACAGAAGCTCCTGCAGATCTGAACGACTGTGCACCTGGCTTGCTGCCCTGCCCTGTGGAAGGCAACACATGCCGCACCTGCTTACCAAAAGACGCAGGACACACTTCGCGACCACTCAGAACGCAGTGCCGTTATGATAGCTCGCCTGAAGCCGCCACACTGTTCATACCTCAGCGGTGTGCTTCTCGAAGATAGCTGCTCCGGCAAATCCTGTAGGATGCTCGTTTTTATGGAGCTGCAGGCACCATTGACATCACGAGACAAATTGGCTCCGCGAGTTGCTATGGTAAGAGCGAGGAGTTGACAGACGCTGGTCCTCGATCAAGCCGAACAACAACAGAAGGTGCACGGCATGCTGAGATGCGACTGCCATTTCACGAACAGCATCAATACTTCCAGACACACCGCCAGCAGGTGCTAGGTCCGACCATGCCCCGCGCTGGCAACATCTTTTCCTCCTTCAACTCAACGACTCAACAGGCATATCAAACAGAACACATTCAATACACTTACCACGATAGGTGACATGGCTGACCAGCTGGAGATATGCTGTTTCAACCTCGAGAGCGCATTGATAGCAGCACGAGAAGGTATACACATGAACGCGTCTTGGCCATTTCCCGGAGCCCGTCATTGACCATGCTTTCTTCCAGGAGCCCACCGTATCGAGCTTTGCCAACACCCTGAATTGCAAGGCACCACACCGCCGAGAGAATGGTTGATAGCAATCAAGGATGAATATCCAGAGATCCCAGTGTTCATCATGATCCGCCCAAGAGGTCGCAACTTCGTCTACGGCCCAAGCGAGATTCAGCAGATGAAGGATTGCATCGAGTCATTCAAAGACATTGCAGACGGCTTCGTCACCGGCTGCTTAACTGAGATGAAGGAAGTCGACATCCCCAAAACGACAGAACTGGTCCAGGCGGCTGCGCCTCTACCTTGCACTTTCCACAAAGCTTTCGATGAGATATATTTCCACCATCGGGCCCTCGAAGATGTCATCTCAACAGGTACGTCTTGGTCCTAAGAGCCCGAGAGCCCACGCTAAGTGACTGCAGGCTGTTCAGCGCTTCTTACCTCAGGAggggaaaagacggctgCAGAAGCCACTGACTCGTTGAAAACGCTTGTGGCGAGGGCGATAGGCCGAATCGACATCATTGCTGCAGGAGGTATTCGTGCCGACAATGTCGATCTCATCAAGGACTACAGTGAAGCGCAATGGATTCACTCATCGGCCATTCGCGAGGGCTCCTCGATCGCGGACGCCGATGAAATCAAGGCGATGCTTAAGGTCGTTGATCCGATGGGTCAAGGGGAGAGGGACATGGCGGCGATGGAGAGGGACCTGCTGACATTCCCTAAGAAGGAGTGACGAGTGGTCGAGTCAATGACGTACCGGCGTGTCACGGGGATAAAGCGAATATTGTGAGGTACTCGTTTACATTACTACACATTCGTCCGATATGTAGAAAGCAGCACCAGCAGATTATAATGACACCAGGTCAAGATCGCGAACAGACTTTCTCGCACGGTGTCAGCTTCTCACAAAGTCCAGCCTACGGCGACTCCAACTCTTCAACATGTACCACAGACCGTCCTTGAGCCGACAAGGCTATACAGCTTCTCCCCACGACTCCATGAGGCGGTGCAACAGATATAGTTTCAGACTCCCTAACTGGCACATCGTGGCGACCAAGACAGAGTGCGATGTCTACCCGCAACAGACACCGGCGACGCAAGATGAGCAACACTAGCTGCAGTCGCCAAGCCGGATTCAGAGATGGACTTGCCTCTTAGACTTGCAGGTCCCCCGTCCCTTTGCTTGATACGATGGGCTATTGATTTGTCGTTCTGCTTGTTGTGGTCG
It encodes:
- a CDS encoding Copper homeostasis protein CutC is translated as MADQLEICCFNLESALIAAREGAHRIELCQHPELQGTTPPREWLIAIKDEYPEIPVFIMIRPRGRNFVYGPSEIQQMKDCIESFKDIADGFVTGCLTEMKEVDIPKTTELVQAAAPLPCTFHKAFDEIYFHHRALEDVISTGCSALLTSGGEKTAAEATDSLKTLVARAIGRIDIIAAGGIRADNVDLIKDYSEAQWIHSSAIREGSSIADADEIKAMLKVVDPMGQGERDMAAMERDLLTFPKKE
- a CDS encoding FAD-dependent monooxygenase sdcF, producing the protein MAGAYVPTWLLVYCLLSIFTPLTAAQLVDQTSGLPQSLGTTTACHLLAGTFRNRVLFPGEDKYSISQHRYWAAQQTELKPACRFYPRNARDVQQALADIIIPCNATIAVSSGGHSSNQGASNIDRGITFDLSQMNQVRMVPLAVEIGPGARWQDVYETLEQRHGLTMFGGRVGNVAAGGYILGGGFSWFANQYGWACDSVLKFQVVTPTAEVLWVDAKRHEDLFWALKGSLGAFGIVTKFEVKVIGNSPVYGGAMSYEARHFPRLCGALEEMALNAPNDLATQGYLSFAWVEAEKQFVYTAYLLNTEGKAKSKGIIAFESLPRVGGNLRTMNISESAKEIDKSNPSGLRRSKFTYTSKLDTKAMAAVHHIITRFAKGARFDDDSTLGVSLQPLTTPHIQASRETGGNIFTNLTAAHGPLLLISVELWWSSPSKDDHFDKATELLKRELEVKLTELGFFQDWIYPNYASRYQNPFKSLTPQTLKTLKNIKRKYDPDDRWRTVNPGIWHV
- a CDS encoding Hydrolase FUB4 — translated: MRFLCLHGSGTSGHILGYQLSALKSSLPGSHTFDFLDGPCPSTAGPGVKPFFDPPYYSWWQSLSKETVILAIKHLLQHITNSGKVYDVVIGFSQGTALLAATTLYCQNEGIPIPWKAAICICGGMPYSFLEEYMLISEKAKALVVQTRKDLDTASDRNAKKIEAMMQNGTRVDLWDSPSTLWDGKEAITRDPWTLPPVDEKDVYGLDLSNLPEQARLNIPMAHVYGHKDPMSAFHVQLAMLSDPARRIVYDHRGGHEVPRVPHVVRDLVRVVERVERQIV